The following proteins are encoded in a genomic region of Rattus rattus isolate New Zealand chromosome 2, Rrattus_CSIRO_v1, whole genome shotgun sequence:
- the Stx3 gene encoding syntaxin-3 isoform X6 has translation MMTRTRLRLLLTTQHSWMSSFLRLRKHGSTSTRSQSMWRKLRNSTVSFSLHRFQSQNFHGILSYLLRLSSHETKDDLEQLTTEIKKRANNVRNKLKSMEKHIEEDEVRSSADLRIRKSQHSVLSRKFVEVMTKYNEAQVDFRERSKGRIQRQLEITGKKTTDEELEEMLESGNPAIFTSGIIDSQISKQALSEIEGRHKDIVRLESSIKELHDMFMDIAMLVENQGAMIDRIENNMDQSVGFVERAVADTKKAVKYQSEARRKKIMIMICCIILAIILASTIGGIFA, from the exons ATTGAGGAAACACGGCTCAACATCGACAAGATCTCAGAGCATGTGGAGGAAGCTAAGAAACTCTACAGTATCATTCTCTCTGCACCGATTCCAGAGCCAA aaCTTCCATGGAATCCTCTCCTATCTCCTGAGATTGAGCTCACATG aaaccaaagatgaccttgaacagcTCACAACTGAGATCAAGAAAAGGGCCAACAACGTCCGGAACAAACTGAAGA GCATGGAGAAGCATATTGAGGAAGACGAGGTCCGGTCATCAGCAGACCTTCGGATACGAAAGTCCCAG CACTCCGTCCTCTCCCGGAAGTTTGTGGAGGTGATGACAAAGTACAATGAGGCACAGGTGGACTTCCGTGAACGCAGCAAAGGGCGCATCCAACGGCAGCTTGAAATTA CTGGCAAGAAGACAACAGATGAGGAGCTGGAAGAAATGTTGGAGAGTGGCAACCCAGCCATCTTCACTTCTGGG ATCATTGACTCCCAGATTTCCAAGCAAGCCCTCAGCGAGATTGAGGGTCGGCACAAGGACATCGTGAGGCTGGAGAGCAGCATCAAGGAGCTCCATGACATGTTTATGGACATCGCCATGCTGGTGGAGAATCAG GGAGCCATGATTGACCGTATTGAGAACAACATGGACCAGTCAGTGGGCTTTGTGGAACGTGCTGTGGCAGATACCAAAAAGGCGGTCAAGTATCAGAGTGAAGCCCGGAGG AAGAAGATCATGATCATGATCTGCTGTATAATCCTTGCCATTATCTTGGCTTCTACCATTGGGGGCATATTTGCCTGA
- the Stx3 gene encoding syntaxin-3 isoform X2, giving the protein MMTRTRLRLLLTTQHSWMSSFLRLRKHGSTSTRSQSMWRKLRNSTVSFSLHRFQSQNFHGILSYLLRLSSHETKDDLEQLTTEIKKRANNVRNKLKSMEKHIEEDEVRSSADLRIRKSQHSVLSRKFVEVMTKYNEAQVDFRERSKGRIQRQLEITGKKTTDEELEEMLESGNPAIFTSGIIDSQISKQALSEIEGRHKDIVRLESSIKELHDMFMDIAMLVENQGAMIDRIENNMDQSVGFVERAVADTKKAVKYQSEARRVSASVSVCCTFSSYPLLPLYPDHEPMSFVSVLDLVSSYLRAFPRLPSSPGFCAWIWLSHAFGPRIHT; this is encoded by the exons ATTGAGGAAACACGGCTCAACATCGACAAGATCTCAGAGCATGTGGAGGAAGCTAAGAAACTCTACAGTATCATTCTCTCTGCACCGATTCCAGAGCCAA aaCTTCCATGGAATCCTCTCCTATCTCCTGAGATTGAGCTCACATG aaaccaaagatgaccttgaacagcTCACAACTGAGATCAAGAAAAGGGCCAACAACGTCCGGAACAAACTGAAGA GCATGGAGAAGCATATTGAGGAAGACGAGGTCCGGTCATCAGCAGACCTTCGGATACGAAAGTCCCAG CACTCCGTCCTCTCCCGGAAGTTTGTGGAGGTGATGACAAAGTACAATGAGGCACAGGTGGACTTCCGTGAACGCAGCAAAGGGCGCATCCAACGGCAGCTTGAAATTA CTGGCAAGAAGACAACAGATGAGGAGCTGGAAGAAATGTTGGAGAGTGGCAACCCAGCCATCTTCACTTCTGGG ATCATTGACTCCCAGATTTCCAAGCAAGCCCTCAGCGAGATTGAGGGTCGGCACAAGGACATCGTGAGGCTGGAGAGCAGCATCAAGGAGCTCCATGACATGTTTATGGACATCGCCATGCTGGTGGAGAATCAG GGAGCCATGATTGACCGTATTGAGAACAACATGGACCAGTCAGTGGGCTTTGTGGAACGTGCTGTGGCAGATACCAAAAAGGCGGTCAAGTATCAGAGTGAAGCCCGGAGGGTGAGCGCCTCAGTCTCTGTTTGTTGTACCTTCTCTTCCTATCCTTTGTTACCTTTATACCCTGATCATGAGCCCATGTCTTTTGTCTCTGTCCTAGACTTAGTCTCTTCCTACCTTAGAGCCTTTCCTAGACTTCCTTCCTCCCCAGGGTTCTGTGCATGGATCTGGCTGTCACATGCTTTTGGCCCAAGAATCCACACTTGA
- the Stx3 gene encoding syntaxin-3 isoform X7, translated as MEKHIEEDEVRSSADLRIRKSQHSVLSRKFVEVMTKYNEAQVDFRERSKGRIQRQLEITGKKTTDEELEEMLESGNPAIFTSGIIDSQISKQALSEIEGRHKDIVRLESSIKELHDMFMDIAMLVENQGAMIDRIENNMDQSVGFVERAVADTKKAVKYQSEARRVSASVSVCCTFSSYPLLPLYPDHEPMSFVSVLDLVSSYLRAFPRLPSSPGFCAWIWLSHAFGPRIHT; from the exons ATGGAGAAGCATATTGAGGAAGACGAGGTCCGGTCATCAGCAGACCTTCGGATACGAAAGTCCCAG CACTCCGTCCTCTCCCGGAAGTTTGTGGAGGTGATGACAAAGTACAATGAGGCACAGGTGGACTTCCGTGAACGCAGCAAAGGGCGCATCCAACGGCAGCTTGAAATTA CTGGCAAGAAGACAACAGATGAGGAGCTGGAAGAAATGTTGGAGAGTGGCAACCCAGCCATCTTCACTTCTGGG ATCATTGACTCCCAGATTTCCAAGCAAGCCCTCAGCGAGATTGAGGGTCGGCACAAGGACATCGTGAGGCTGGAGAGCAGCATCAAGGAGCTCCATGACATGTTTATGGACATCGCCATGCTGGTGGAGAATCAG GGAGCCATGATTGACCGTATTGAGAACAACATGGACCAGTCAGTGGGCTTTGTGGAACGTGCTGTGGCAGATACCAAAAAGGCGGTCAAGTATCAGAGTGAAGCCCGGAGGGTGAGCGCCTCAGTCTCTGTTTGTTGTACCTTCTCTTCCTATCCTTTGTTACCTTTATACCCTGATCATGAGCCCATGTCTTTTGTCTCTGTCCTAGACTTAGTCTCTTCCTACCTTAGAGCCTTTCCTAGACTTCCTTCCTCCCCAGGGTTCTGTGCATGGATCTGGCTGTCACATGCTTTTGGCCCAAGAATCCACACTTGA